TGGTTCAGGAGAAATCCCATCAGAAAAAAAGAGCACAACaatcaaggcaaaaaaaaaaagaagagaaaattataataattacagaaagaaagaaagaaactgaaaaacGAGCAAAAACATGAAAACGCTAATAATGTTCTAATTATTTCAGTGCCTGAGATCACTCTTTTCTGTACTATAGCTCAGCTAAAAGCTGTGGAAATTCAGAATCACATGAAAGATTCAGTTAAAATTACAACTGATTTCTTAAGTAATCcctatttcatgcattttaacattACAGTGCTCTGCATTGAAATTATGCATACATAATCTTATGAGAGTGTGCCTTAATAAGCACAATAATTGTATTGAAAGCATTGAATGTGGCTAAACTGAAAGCACAATTCAATAATGCTTAATAAactccactaaaaaaaaaaatggcatgggCCTAAACGTCTTGGCCATCCACAAAGCTAAAAATTTGATAAATCTGTAGATTTGTGGAAAATGAACCCATTCAACCTATAAATCATCCAATCCCATAGGTTAACGAGAAGATCGCATGAAGCCCAGTAAAAAGTTCAGCAGCTGTAATTAGAGCGATGCATTGGTTAATTCACAAAGAAGAGAACAAATGATTAAGTAATGCGACAGATCTATTAGAAATGAGACAGGACAAGAAGACTTCCtgtaatcaaccaatcagatctgTTCATGAGGGTGTCTGTGAATGCAATTGTGAATCACGTCAAGGATGAGTAACATACCAGACCCAGCAGTTCTCTCCACTgcacatgaaaaagaaaaaagaaaagaaaagaaataaaaaaaaagtagactcATTAATTTTCTTCTTAGATGAATTTCTAATTTCATTGCTGGATATGAGAGGGCATAGAAAATGATTATGGGTCAAATCTATTCTGTCTGCTAGGAACCAgctatattattaatttaagagGGTGGTGGTAACCTCATGGTTAGAGGTAATTGTTGACTAATAAAGCATTACGGATATCACATTCTTTCTCTGTCACCATTTATACCCAAGGCAAAGCACTTTTTACTGAAGATTTTCACTGcaaattttcttgtttaaattgttataCTAAGCAAATAACAACTGTGAAAAACAAAGTTTATAACTAAAAATGCATATACCAACCCATTTTAAACAGTGGGATTAGATACATGCCAGTAGAAAAATGGGATGTAAGACTTACCCTCGACTTGGGACGAGGAGAGGACACCCAAGGAAACAAATTGAAACTTTTAGTCAAGGAACATTTTAAGCATTCAAAAGGCACAGGCACAGCTTTTAATTTAGAGGCCTGACTATTATAAAGAGACGTTGTGTTATCCAGTGTAATGCACACAAGATAAGCAATCCTTGAACAACCTTTACACAACTAATCCTTGAAAACTTTTCACTTTAAAGATGGGGGTCGATCATTAGGCTTCCTTGCAGTTCAGATGATTAATGACAGCAGAGACTGTATCTTTTTAATGAACAAGCCCACAGACCTAAGGAACAACTGTGCAATTAGTGCTTGCCAGAATACCATTTTTAATTTACGACTAGAAACGTTAACAGTCGTATCTACTTTCTATAGaattgattttgtgttttcaAGAAAATGAGTAATGAGGTTAAATCTGCATGCTGGTTTGAAGTCAAATCATGTCATCTGAAAGTggaatttaatatttacatatcacATCTTACAtcacgaaaaaaaaaaggtaatgttaAAGCAGAAtgatcatttcaaataaaatgctaaacatGCTCTGTCAGGTAAGTTTCCACGAACACAAGAGTATATTCTCATCTTTTCATCTGAAACAGTGACTTTCAAAGAGTGACTCATTCTTTACTACAAACAAGAGAAACTAACACTAGTGATGTAAGTGAGTGTAATGTTTTCTGTCTCACACAAAAACAAGTCTGGATATTGTAGCAAAGAAAACACGGGCTGCATGTTCAACATGACGACAAACTTGGCATGCAAACTTAAGATAGCAAATGGCCAGACACAATGTGGCATGTCTAAGACCAAAGCATGTCTTTGGCATATggaattttgattaaaaaagcaCGCTTTTCAATAgtcttcatcaaatatatatgCTCTTCTAATATATTTGAGCCAGCTGAGGTATTGTTTTCCTGCTGCTCAGTGCTTTGAGAGTGGTAACAAACTCTTAGGATCAGTGGGAGCTAAAGATGAGAGCAAGGGAGGTGTGAAAATGTCATTCTCATGTCTTGTGAGGAATTGATTTATTTTCTAGGGTTGCAATTGTTGGTTTCACGTCACTGTTTGAAGTTTGGCACTTAAAAATCCATGTCAGCACATGTGGATACTTACAAGGCTCCTGAAGAAATGCACCACAGGGTTAACATCTCCATGACGACGGGTGGAAGAGTGCTGGGGTCTCTGTGGAGAGGAGGATAGATGACCACGAAATGAGCCTTCATATAAATGAAAGAGAAATGTCTAAAGTCAAGTTgtaacatatattaaaacaacTTCCGGGGCTGGAAAGTCTATTATTAAAGATTCAATAGATTTTACTACATTACcaatcttttttatttctgtggcaAAAGTCAGCCACAAATACACAGAAGAGgtaaagatggaaaaaaaaatatcatgctaatctaaatttacatttgcattcaaaTTGACATGCTCTAAACATTAAAATGAGAATGCAACAAGGAGGTATGAGTGTCAACAGTATAAAGCTCTATGTAGAGGCAGTAATTGAATCGCACTTTACCAGCAGAACAGCAAACCACTATAATGATATCACTTGCACTGCAAACAGCTGTGCCCAAAGCTTCTTAATGCTGTGAGAATTCAGTGGTTTTTACATTTGAGCCATTTTGCCTTCACTGATTGCTGCtgaagccaaataaataaataaataaacgcccATAAATGTAATCAGTTGCTAAAGCAGACTTAACAGTGTTTGAACATTCATCTTGGAAGAAACATTATTCTGAACCATATTCAGCTATTTGTTCAACATCAGCAGGATTTAAGACCTAGTTCTTCAGTTGCTTCATGAAATTAAACTTGGGGAATCATCCTCTTATCTGGTAACATGACTGGaaaggttgtaaaaaaaaaatcataatataataataatactcaatatatttcacagtatttcactgatatgcacgttaacttttaaatttagCTTAAAAATTGTACATTATTCATAGATATAGActgtattttgtgtaaataaacagaaactcAAATACTAGAACTAAAATCATTAGCGATACACGCGTACAATACTATGGAAAACTGCATTCACATAGCAGAATACCATCATGCATGTCAGCCAATATGCAAAACAGAGAATAACGTACATTTTTGCAGATGTAAACTGAGACTCTATAATCAGAATAGTCAATCTATTTGCAGTGGAGAGTAATTTGAATTTGAGTTAAGTATTTCTGTTTATCTGTAGACCACATCCAATCCAATGCGACACAAATGCAATCATCTAATCTATATTCAAATTCAGCTTCTCAATCTGGAACCAATATATCCCCAAGAAATTTTGAGAAGTTGTTATTGACCATGACAATTTTTtggaaaacaagtaaaaaaaaaaaaaaactgactcacctttccctttctttttttgtctcctCCAAAGAACCTGCCAATCTGATCCCGGAGACCAGGTGCCCTCTTCTTCCTGCCCAGCCCAAAGGTACTTTGTCCAGAGGTGCTTGAAGTGGCCATTCTAGGTGTTGATCTGTTTGGTGGTCTACAGTCTGGACAGCCCACGAATGTCCTTTTCCACTCAATCCAAAG
The Cyprinus carpio isolate SPL01 chromosome A19, ASM1834038v1, whole genome shotgun sequence genome window above contains:
- the LOC109048080 gene encoding myelin basic protein-like isoform X4, producing the protein MATSSTSGQSTFGLGRKKRAPGLRDQIGRFFGGDKKRKGKGSFRGHLSSSPQRPQHSSTRRHGDVNPVVHFFRSLVSSPRPKSRGESRSRSPPKRWSTIF
- the LOC109048080 gene encoding myelin basic protein-like isoform X1, whose product is MATSSTSGQSTFGLGRKKRAPGLRDQIGRFFGGDKKRKGKGSFRGHLSSSPQRPQHSSTRRHGDVNPVVHFFRSLVSSPRPKSRWRELLGLASPSTHGSESIRSPHRRRREQNTLSRIFNLGESRSRSPPKRWSTIF
- the LOC109048080 gene encoding myelin basic protein-like isoform X2, whose translation is MATSSTSGQSTFGLGRKKRAPGLRDQIGRFFGGDKKRKGKRPQHSSTRRHGDVNPVVHFFRSLVSSPRPKSRWRELLGLASPSTHGSESIRSPHRRRREQNTLSRIFNLGESRSRSPPKRWSTIF
- the LOC109048080 gene encoding myelin basic protein-like isoform X3, translating into MATSSTSGQSTFGLGRKKRAPGLRDQIGRFFGGDKKRKGKGSFRGHLSSSPQRPQHSSTRRHGDVNPVVHFFRSLVSSPRPKSRWRELLGLGESRSRSPPKRWSTIF